A genome region from Schaalia sp. 19OD2882 includes the following:
- a CDS encoding FAD:protein FMN transferase translates to MDASPVVAFGVDQDGDEAQWRVSFPAMGTRIDLTGSGGDLRRITEVACRTVAECESLWSVFRPDSDISRINAHSGPCRVDQRTDRLLDDARALAAATGGAFTPVAGALVRLWDVKAARGHFLRTGTLPCPPSESQCRRAAALCDPSLLHRDDAGRWSLAPGQGRDTGAAGQEPDGGPRVDPHRAGQPWQRPLLDLGGIAKGATADAVRDAVREAGARSVLVSVGTSSITAHGPGPHGRPWRVGLRAVGAAENEAVGHLALTDACLSTSGGHAPWAPSTRTELPARRTGQGILTHFTHDTFDPRSGRPGNSGIRQVSIVCESGVMAEALSTALLVAGPGCVDGERLGAWAAIRNVSPRWERVIMGERGIEASDGAGWRPGPQAKPRKETEPSDA, encoded by the coding sequence GTGGACGCCTCACCGGTGGTGGCCTTCGGTGTCGACCAGGACGGGGACGAGGCCCAGTGGCGCGTGTCCTTCCCGGCAATGGGCACGCGGATCGACCTGACCGGCTCGGGAGGTGACCTGCGGCGGATCACTGAGGTGGCTTGCCGGACAGTGGCCGAGTGCGAGTCCCTGTGGTCGGTCTTCCGTCCGGACTCCGACATTTCCCGCATCAACGCGCACTCGGGTCCGTGCCGGGTCGACCAACGCACCGACCGGCTTCTTGACGACGCCCGTGCCCTGGCGGCGGCCACCGGAGGCGCCTTCACGCCCGTGGCCGGGGCATTGGTGCGTCTGTGGGATGTCAAGGCGGCCCGCGGACACTTCCTTCGCACGGGCACCCTCCCGTGCCCTCCCTCCGAATCGCAGTGTCGACGCGCAGCCGCCTTGTGCGATCCCTCCCTGCTGCACCGGGACGATGCCGGACGGTGGAGCCTTGCACCGGGGCAGGGGCGCGACACGGGAGCTGCGGGCCAGGAGCCTGACGGCGGGCCCCGGGTGGATCCGCACCGTGCAGGGCAGCCATGGCAGCGCCCCCTTCTCGATCTGGGCGGGATCGCGAAAGGGGCGACGGCGGACGCCGTGCGGGACGCCGTGCGGGAGGCGGGGGCGCGAAGCGTCCTCGTGTCCGTGGGGACCTCCTCGATCACTGCCCACGGCCCGGGCCCGCACGGTCGCCCGTGGCGCGTGGGTCTGCGCGCCGTCGGTGCGGCGGAGAACGAGGCGGTCGGTCACCTCGCGCTCACCGACGCCTGCCTGTCGACCTCGGGCGGTCACGCCCCTTGGGCCCCCTCCACGAGGACGGAACTGCCCGCTCGCAGGACCGGCCAGGGAATCCTCACGCACTTCACACACGACACTTTCGATCCCCGTAGCGGCCGTCCAGGGAATTCAGGCATTCGTCAAGTGAGCATCGTGTGCGAATCCGGTGTCATGGCCGAGGCTCTGTCCACTGCACTGCTCGTCGCGGGCCCCGGGTGCGTGGACGGGGAGCGTCTGGGCGCATGGGCCGCCATCCGGAATGTGTCGCCGCGATGGGAACGGGTCATCATGGGGGAGCGGGGCATCGAGGCCTCCGATGGTGCCGGGTGGAGGCCGGGCCCGCAGGCCAAGCCGCGAAAGGAAACGGAACCAAGCGACGCCTAA
- a CDS encoding FMN-binding protein: MSTTSRAVKAGIVGLGAMLLAACSASYDIDMSVPMKDGQWSGRSNADDQGAVGVITITVAGGQITNTTFETLKADGSDKDGDYGKDSSGEVFNKDYYEKAQRAVESYARYSQELTDKDDPTKVDVISGATVAHRQFMQAAIRAISKAQGVDDSGADEVEIPGLKDSTGTGDSDLDKDLGGTDK; encoded by the coding sequence ATGAGCACCACAAGCAGAGCCGTGAAAGCCGGAATCGTGGGACTTGGCGCAATGCTCCTGGCGGCCTGCTCGGCCTCGTACGACATCGACATGAGCGTGCCGATGAAGGACGGGCAGTGGAGCGGACGCTCCAATGCGGACGACCAGGGCGCCGTCGGTGTCATCACGATCACCGTCGCCGGAGGCCAGATCACGAACACGACCTTCGAAACCCTCAAGGCCGACGGTTCGGACAAGGACGGCGACTACGGCAAGGACTCCTCGGGTGAGGTCTTCAACAAGGACTACTACGAGAAGGCCCAGCGGGCGGTGGAGTCCTATGCCCGTTACTCGCAAGAACTCACCGACAAGGACGATCCGACCAAGGTCGACGTCATCTCGGGGGCCACGGTTGCCCACAGGCAATTCATGCAAGCCGCCATCCGCGCGATCTCCAAGGCCCAGGGGGTCGACGACTCGGGTGCTGACGAGGTGGAAATCCCGGGCCTCAAGGATTCGACCGGCACGGGGGACTCCGACCTGGACAAGGACCTGGGCGGGACGGACAAGTAG
- a CDS encoding FeoA family protein translates to MNLASCKTSTRGRLVSLGVDPAHTLRLQELGVRPGAEFFLTNRAAFGVVVVNIAGARIAVDSHSARLIEVETLA, encoded by the coding sequence ATGAACCTGGCCTCATGCAAGACCAGCACACGGGGGCGCCTCGTGTCCCTTGGTGTCGACCCGGCCCACACCCTGCGTCTGCAGGAACTCGGAGTTCGCCCCGGAGCAGAGTTCTTCCTCACCAACCGCGCTGCCTTCGGCGTCGTCGTCGTCAACATCGCCGGAGCGCGGATCGCAGTCGACTCCCACTCGGCCCGACTCATCGAGGTGGAGACCCTCGCATGA
- a CDS encoding ferrous iron transporter B — MSCSKCRPGRGTDLVEEENADTPQNPTVLLIGNPNVGKSTLFNTLTGARQAVVNAPGTTVEVMQGTWSALGARLLDLPGTYSLIATSPDEQVVVDTLAGAPGSFTDAAKGRSVDLALVVLDATALTRSLYLVAQVARTGRPVATVITLADVQEREGESIDSAALSASLGVPVMIIDPRTSAGVAGLEDMVRLALCRRPRVKHIRPVPDAPGYNQVAAAAALAALERAGAAEAAVGDRGRDLLALNPSGCGCSHGQDGGPAGGCMAPDSTASAAAALHRSPQDEADDLFSWVERVDTEAFGVRKASTTLSLSDKIDRFLLHPVVGIPVFFALMWLLFKVAGEWVGPVQDLFDGFFTSQDEGAWSLANALDALLFGVGLHDTWVQGLLVGGLSTGLGVVASFLPLMFVIFLLISILEDSGYMARAAFLGDRVMRAIGLDGRVILPLIMGFGCNLPSLAATRTLPDAKQRLVTTLVIPYTSCAARLTIYLMIARIFFPAHTGSVVFVMYVFSLVMVILGALVLKPFITKDSSQAPLMLVLPAYQAPRVLVTVKNTAMRAWAFVAGAGKIIIVMTLVVWLMGAIPVAGGYSFAQSDLPMDKSLYGRTAQILEPVFAPAGFGEWHLTGALMTGFVAKETVISSIVTSYNLDPAVEGGDAEDGGEDLGSLPELVTGSFAASAGDAAPIAAFAFLVFVLTYTPCLATVAEQARQIGGRRTAAAVAVQFGAAWLLATLIFQAGRLVL, encoded by the coding sequence ATGAGCTGCTCCAAGTGCAGACCGGGCAGGGGCACGGACCTCGTCGAAGAGGAAAACGCCGACACCCCCCAGAACCCGACCGTCCTGCTCATCGGCAACCCGAATGTCGGCAAGTCGACCCTGTTCAACACCCTCACCGGTGCGCGGCAGGCAGTGGTCAACGCCCCCGGCACCACGGTCGAGGTCATGCAGGGAACCTGGTCGGCCCTCGGCGCGCGACTCCTGGACCTGCCCGGCACCTACTCGCTGATTGCGACCTCGCCGGACGAACAGGTCGTGGTCGACACACTCGCCGGCGCCCCCGGGTCCTTCACCGACGCCGCCAAGGGACGCAGCGTCGACCTCGCCCTCGTCGTCCTGGACGCCACCGCACTGACCCGCTCCCTGTACCTGGTCGCGCAGGTCGCCCGCACCGGACGCCCCGTCGCAACCGTCATCACCTTGGCCGACGTGCAAGAACGCGAAGGGGAGTCCATCGACTCCGCAGCGCTGTCCGCCAGCCTGGGCGTACCCGTCATGATCATCGACCCGCGCACCTCCGCCGGGGTGGCCGGCCTGGAGGACATGGTGCGTCTGGCCCTGTGTCGCCGCCCTCGTGTCAAGCACATCAGGCCGGTTCCCGACGCCCCCGGGTACAACCAGGTCGCTGCAGCTGCCGCCTTGGCAGCCCTTGAACGCGCAGGCGCCGCCGAGGCGGCCGTGGGCGACCGGGGACGAGACCTGCTGGCGCTGAACCCCAGTGGCTGCGGCTGCTCCCACGGGCAGGACGGCGGACCCGCGGGCGGGTGCATGGCCCCCGACTCGACGGCCAGCGCTGCCGCGGCCCTGCACCGCAGTCCCCAGGACGAGGCCGACGACCTGTTCTCGTGGGTCGAACGGGTCGACACCGAGGCCTTCGGCGTGCGAAAGGCCAGCACCACCCTGTCCCTGTCGGACAAGATCGACCGCTTCCTCCTGCATCCCGTGGTCGGCATCCCGGTCTTCTTCGCCCTCATGTGGCTGCTCTTCAAAGTCGCCGGCGAGTGGGTGGGTCCCGTCCAGGACCTCTTCGACGGCTTCTTCACCAGCCAGGACGAGGGAGCATGGTCGCTTGCGAACGCGCTGGACGCCCTGCTGTTCGGGGTCGGCCTGCACGACACGTGGGTCCAGGGACTGCTGGTCGGCGGCCTGTCGACGGGCTTGGGCGTGGTCGCCAGCTTCCTGCCGCTGATGTTCGTCATCTTCTTGCTGATCTCGATCCTCGAAGACTCCGGGTACATGGCGCGCGCGGCATTCCTCGGTGACAGGGTCATGCGCGCGATCGGCCTGGACGGGCGCGTCATCTTGCCTCTCATCATGGGGTTCGGCTGCAACCTGCCTTCGCTCGCGGCGACCCGCACCCTGCCCGACGCCAAGCAGCGCTTGGTGACCACTTTGGTCATCCCGTACACCTCGTGTGCGGCGCGCCTGACGATCTACCTGATGATCGCCCGCATCTTCTTCCCTGCCCACACCGGCTCGGTCGTCTTCGTCATGTACGTGTTCTCGCTTGTGATGGTGATCCTGGGGGCCCTGGTCCTCAAGCCCTTCATCACCAAGGACTCCTCGCAGGCGCCCCTCATGCTGGTCCTTCCCGCCTACCAGGCGCCCCGCGTCCTGGTCACCGTGAAGAACACGGCCATGCGCGCCTGGGCCTTCGTCGCCGGTGCAGGCAAGATCATCATCGTGATGACGCTGGTCGTGTGGTTGATGGGCGCGATCCCGGTGGCCGGCGGCTACTCCTTCGCCCAGTCCGACCTGCCGATGGACAAGTCCCTGTACGGGCGCACCGCGCAGATTCTCGAACCGGTCTTCGCCCCGGCCGGCTTCGGCGAGTGGCACCTGACCGGCGCTCTCATGACGGGTTTCGTCGCCAAGGAGACGGTCATCAGTTCGATCGTCACCTCCTACAACCTCGACCCCGCAGTCGAGGGCGGCGACGCCGAGGACGGTGGCGAGGACCTGGGCTCCCTGCCCGAGCTGGTCACGGGCTCGTTCGCGGCCTCGGCCGGGGACGCGGCCCCGATTGCGGCCTTCGCCTTCCTGGTCTTCGTCCTGACCTACACGCCCTGTCTGGCAACGGTGGCCGAGCAGGCGCGCCAGATCGGCGGGCGCAGGACGGCCGCCGCCGTGGCCGTCCAATTCGGCGCGGCGTGGCTGCTGGCGACGCTCATCTTCCAGGCGGGACGTCTGGTCCTGTGA
- a CDS encoding ABC transporter ATP-binding protein — protein sequence MTEEQMTPLLDLDEVSKIYGDLHALDNVSLKIGRGEWVSIVGPSGSGKTTLMNIVGCMDTASKGRVRLDGRDISDLTGDELTEIRRSTIGLVFQQFHLIGHLTALENIMVAQYYHSMPDEKEAMEALDRVGLADRATHLPRQLSGGEQQRVCVARALINYPKLILADEPTGNLDQTNERIVLDLFAQLHKEGTTLMVVTHDALVAGQGQREIALDHGRILKETWHDHDTVSATGKDKVDLR from the coding sequence ATGACCGAAGAACAGATGACGCCGCTCCTGGACCTCGACGAAGTCTCCAAGATCTACGGTGACCTGCACGCCCTGGACAACGTGTCCCTGAAGATCGGGCGCGGGGAATGGGTGTCCATCGTCGGCCCCTCCGGCTCGGGCAAGACCACGCTGATGAACATCGTCGGCTGCATGGACACCGCCTCCAAGGGCAGGGTGCGTCTGGACGGCCGGGACATCTCCGACCTGACCGGCGACGAACTCACCGAGATCCGCCGCTCCACCATCGGCCTGGTCTTCCAGCAGTTCCACCTCATCGGGCACCTCACAGCGCTGGAGAACATCATGGTCGCCCAGTACTACCATTCGATGCCCGACGAGAAGGAGGCGATGGAGGCTCTTGACCGTGTCGGCCTGGCCGACCGTGCCACCCACCTGCCCCGCCAGCTCTCCGGCGGTGAACAGCAGAGGGTCTGCGTGGCGCGCGCCCTCATCAACTACCCGAAACTCATCCTCGCCGACGAGCCGACCGGCAACCTCGACCAGACCAATGAGCGGATCGTCCTGGACCTGTTCGCCCAACTCCACAAGGAGGGCACGACCCTCATGGTCGTCACCCACGACGCCCTCGTCGCAGGTCAGGGACAGCGTGAGATCGCCCTCGACCACGGGCGGATCCTCAAGGAGACATGGCACGACCACGACACCGTCAGCGCAACCGGGAAGGACAAGGTGGACCTGCGATGA
- a CDS encoding ABC transporter permease — MTRRMMFWRMVLSSIVRRRSRVLIAVLAVAIGATTLSGLATIATEVPAQLAREVRAYGANMVVSPESGSQALDPELLDQVSKIVPASALVGSAAFDYEVVLVNDQPFVAAGVELDAVRQMNPYWYVDGQWPTQPGQILVGEEVADTVGASVGKTITLTLVNDSASPAQSAPQSGATNSSSPASPQSGTAAGPLAQIASSQPHKDFTVVGILKTGGNEDSYMYASGQDISGLTGRGIRPSVAEYSIAVEADILDGIVADINAQVDAVNAQPVKRLAQSDSGVISMLRSLLAIIAGIVLVLTLIGVSTTMVAIVAERRNEIGLRKALGATSRSITAEFIGEGALLGLVGGVVGVALGYTLAASISLNVFHRSISLPPLIGVVTLLASVGVAVLACLPPVRRAAAVDPALVLRGE; from the coding sequence ATGACCCGTCGCATGATGTTCTGGCGGATGGTCCTGTCTTCGATCGTCCGCAGGCGCTCGCGCGTCCTCATCGCCGTCCTCGCCGTGGCGATCGGCGCCACCACGCTGTCCGGTCTGGCCACGATCGCCACCGAAGTGCCCGCACAACTCGCCCGTGAAGTCCGCGCCTACGGGGCGAACATGGTGGTCTCTCCCGAATCGGGCTCACAGGCCCTGGACCCGGAACTTCTTGACCAGGTGTCCAAGATCGTGCCCGCCTCCGCCCTGGTCGGCTCCGCGGCCTTCGACTACGAGGTCGTCCTCGTCAACGACCAACCCTTCGTCGCCGCCGGGGTCGAACTCGACGCCGTGCGCCAGATGAACCCCTACTGGTACGTCGATGGCCAATGGCCCACCCAGCCCGGACAGATCCTCGTCGGCGAGGAAGTCGCCGACACCGTCGGAGCCTCGGTCGGGAAGACCATCACACTCACCCTCGTCAACGACTCCGCCTCGCCCGCCCAATCCGCACCCCAGAGCGGAGCCACCAACTCCTCCTCCCCGGCCTCACCCCAGAGCGGCACGGCCGCGGGCCCCTTGGCCCAGATCGCCTCCTCCCAACCGCACAAGGACTTCACCGTGGTCGGAATCCTCAAGACCGGCGGCAACGAGGACTCCTACATGTACGCGAGCGGCCAGGACATCTCCGGGCTCACGGGCAGGGGAATCCGCCCCTCCGTCGCCGAGTACTCGATCGCGGTGGAAGCCGACATCCTCGACGGGATCGTCGCAGACATCAACGCGCAGGTCGACGCAGTCAATGCACAGCCCGTCAAACGTCTTGCCCAGTCCGACTCCGGTGTCATCTCCATGTTGCGCTCGCTCCTGGCGATCATCGCTGGCATCGTCCTGGTCCTGACCCTGATCGGCGTGTCGACGACAATGGTGGCGATCGTCGCCGAACGACGCAATGAAATCGGCCTGCGCAAAGCCCTGGGCGCAACCTCGCGTTCCATCACGGCGGAGTTCATCGGTGAAGGAGCCCTCCTCGGACTCGTCGGCGGAGTGGTCGGTGTCGCCCTCGGATACACCTTGGCGGCATCCATCAGCCTCAACGTGTTCCACAGGAGCATTTCCCTGCCGCCACTCATCGGCGTCGTCACACTCCTGGCCTCGGTGGGTGTCGCCGTCCTGGCCTGTCTGCCCCCGGTGCGCCGCGCCGCAGCCGTCGACCCCGCCCTCGTCCTGCGCGGAGAATGA
- a CDS encoding FAD-binding and (Fe-S)-binding domain-containing protein, producing the protein MIVPQRSRKSPRKAGGSESDTPRRPLRPPADAPTPNAPSDGRIDSVSAHTPAAPPPPPASWAEPSRARAFVNDLRQRIDGEVDDSAGTRARYSTDAGNYRVPPLAVVMPRSVEDVLATLDLARERHVPVTSRGGGTSCAGNSVGPGLVIDFTRHMNRVLSVDAQARTALVEPGCIQQTLQEAAAPHGLRFGPDPSSQNRASIGGMVGNNACGPHATAWGRTADNIVALDCVDGQGRRFIATTSHDATVPEVPGLAALVDANLALVRRELGTFGRQVSGFSLEHLTPEGRRNLAAMLVGTEGTLVTVLSVTVRLVPLPTAPVLVVLGYPDMIAAADDVPSLLAHEPLAVEGMDSRLVDVVRRHKGPGAVPALPEGEGWMMCEVGGRDAEDSLERAHALAAAARTDAVAVYPPGSQASALWRIRADGAGLGGRTPVDPATGHGGEQAWPGLEDAAVPPAHLGAYLRDFTALMRDHEVDGLLYGHFGDGCVHVRLDLPLDSAAGVEHSRRFLEESARLVARHGGSVSGEHGDGRARSELLRFMYSADMLDLFAQVKHLFDPENLLNPGVLTAPMSAEQANARRAQRRADTNSERGKGGGLGAALVQDPQPGVDLLDAHLRRPAARPMPAEGGFSFAEDHGDFTSAVHRCTGVGKCRAGVPGTFMCPSYAVTGEEKDVTRGRARTLQDAANGQLLAAIDSPEVLEALDLCLACKACSSECPAGVDMAKYRSEVLFRRHRGRLRPLSHYTLGRLPMWTRLTAKVPGLAMLSNAVLAVGALRRLAFRAIGLDPRRPMPPLQSGTFSAWAGRRGLTSQMPPVGDAQTPTTGTGTGRKRGDEGVAASRPFVLVWADSFSQTLDDAGARSLVQVLEANGFAPILAPDVCCGLTWITTGQLRGAKKRLTALLDALAPFAANGIPIVGVEPSCTAVLRDDLLDLLPQDPRSAMVSKGTFTLSELLTSLPEGQLSLPDLTGVEVVAQPHCHHHSVMGWSADRALLERLGARVTQLSGCCGLAGNFGMEAGHYELSVKVAQRSLLPALEQHPDAVYLADGFSCRTQAAQLAGRGGVHLATLLAMGGSGLGAQ; encoded by the coding sequence ATGATTGTTCCACAGAGGTCGCGGAAGTCCCCGAGAAAGGCGGGCGGGTCGGAATCGGACACCCCGCGTCGACCTCTTCGACCACCTGCGGACGCTCCCACCCCCAACGCTCCCTCCGATGGAAGAATCGACTCCGTGAGCGCCCACACCCCCGCCGCACCCCCGCCCCCTCCCGCCTCCTGGGCCGAGCCCTCGCGCGCACGCGCCTTCGTCAATGACCTGCGTCAACGCATTGACGGCGAGGTCGACGACTCGGCGGGCACACGCGCCAGATACTCCACCGACGCAGGCAACTACCGGGTGCCCCCGTTGGCCGTCGTCATGCCGCGAAGCGTCGAGGACGTCCTGGCGACCCTCGACCTGGCCCGCGAGCGCCACGTGCCGGTCACCTCCCGGGGCGGAGGCACCAGCTGCGCCGGCAACTCCGTCGGACCCGGCCTGGTCATCGACTTCACCCGGCACATGAACCGGGTCCTGTCCGTCGATGCCCAGGCGCGCACCGCGCTTGTCGAGCCCGGCTGCATCCAACAGACCCTCCAGGAGGCCGCAGCGCCCCACGGACTTCGCTTCGGGCCGGACCCCTCCAGCCAGAACCGGGCAAGCATCGGCGGAATGGTCGGCAACAATGCCTGCGGCCCGCACGCCACTGCGTGGGGGCGCACGGCGGACAACATCGTCGCCCTGGACTGTGTGGACGGGCAGGGACGCCGCTTCATTGCCACGACCAGCCACGACGCCACCGTGCCCGAGGTGCCGGGTCTTGCGGCGCTTGTCGACGCGAACTTGGCGCTGGTTCGCCGTGAACTGGGCACCTTCGGCAGGCAGGTTTCCGGATTCTCCCTCGAACACCTCACCCCTGAAGGCCGCAGGAACCTCGCCGCCATGCTGGTCGGCACGGAAGGGACCCTGGTCACCGTCCTGTCCGTGACCGTGCGCCTGGTGCCACTGCCGACCGCACCGGTCCTGGTCGTCCTGGGCTACCCCGACATGATCGCCGCTGCGGACGACGTGCCGTCCCTGCTGGCCCACGAGCCGCTGGCCGTGGAAGGCATGGACTCGCGTCTGGTCGATGTGGTCCGCCGACACAAGGGCCCCGGCGCAGTCCCCGCATTGCCCGAGGGCGAGGGGTGGATGATGTGCGAGGTCGGGGGCCGTGACGCCGAGGACTCGCTGGAGCGCGCCCATGCGTTGGCGGCTGCCGCACGCACCGACGCGGTCGCCGTCTATCCTCCCGGCAGTCAGGCCTCCGCCTTGTGGCGCATCCGCGCCGACGGTGCGGGGTTGGGCGGGCGCACGCCCGTGGATCCTGCGACAGGACATGGGGGCGAGCAGGCTTGGCCCGGCCTGGAGGACGCGGCCGTCCCACCGGCCCATCTGGGCGCCTACCTGCGGGACTTCACGGCTCTCATGCGCGACCACGAGGTCGACGGCCTGCTCTATGGGCACTTCGGCGACGGGTGCGTGCACGTGCGCCTGGACCTGCCCTTGGACAGCGCGGCCGGGGTGGAGCACTCGCGGCGTTTCCTGGAGGAGTCGGCCCGTCTGGTGGCTCGCCACGGCGGGTCCGTCTCGGGCGAACACGGTGACGGAAGAGCGCGTTCGGAGTTGCTGCGCTTCATGTACTCCGCCGACATGCTGGACTTGTTCGCGCAGGTCAAACACCTTTTTGATCCGGAGAACCTGCTGAATCCGGGGGTGCTGACCGCTCCCATGTCCGCCGAGCAGGCCAATGCCCGTCGGGCGCAAAGGCGCGCGGACACGAATTCCGAGCGCGGGAAAGGCGGCGGACTTGGGGCCGCCCTGGTTCAGGACCCTCAACCCGGTGTGGACCTGCTTGACGCCCACCTGCGTCGGCCCGCCGCGCGCCCCATGCCTGCCGAGGGCGGCTTCTCCTTTGCCGAGGACCACGGGGACTTCACGTCCGCCGTCCACCGGTGCACGGGTGTGGGCAAGTGCCGTGCCGGCGTGCCCGGGACCTTCATGTGCCCCTCCTACGCGGTCACCGGCGAGGAGAAGGATGTGACGCGCGGCCGGGCCCGCACCCTCCAGGATGCGGCGAATGGGCAGCTCCTGGCGGCGATCGACTCGCCCGAGGTGCTCGAAGCGCTGGACCTGTGCCTGGCGTGCAAGGCGTGTTCCTCGGAGTGTCCGGCCGGCGTCGACATGGCGAAGTACCGCAGCGAGGTCCTTTTCCGCCGCCATCGCGGCCGCCTCCGGCCGCTGTCGCACTACACGCTCGGCCGGCTGCCGATGTGGACGCGCCTGACCGCCAAGGTGCCGGGCCTGGCGATGCTCTCCAACGCGGTGCTGGCGGTGGGGGCCCTGCGGCGCCTGGCCTTCCGCGCGATCGGCCTGGACCCCCGCCGGCCCATGCCGCCCTTGCAGTCGGGGACCTTCTCGGCGTGGGCGGGCCGGCGAGGGCTCACCTCGCAGATGCCGCCGGTGGGCGACGCGCAGACTCCGACAACGGGCACCGGTACCGGAAGAAAGCGTGGGGACGAGGGCGTGGCCGCCTCTCGTCCTTTCGTCCTGGTGTGGGCGGACAGCTTCTCGCAGACGCTGGATGATGCGGGGGCGCGCAGCTTGGTGCAGGTACTGGAGGCCAATGGTTTCGCGCCGATCCTGGCTCCGGATGTGTGCTGCGGACTCACGTGGATCACGACCGGGCAGCTGAGGGGGGCGAAGAAGAGGCTCACTGCGCTGCTCGACGCGTTGGCGCCCTTCGCGGCCAATGGGATCCCGATCGTGGGTGTGGAGCCCTCGTGCACGGCCGTCCTGCGAGACGACCTGCTGGACCTGCTGCCGCAGGACCCGCGTTCGGCGATGGTCTCGAAGGGGACTTTCACCCTGTCGGAGTTGTTGACGAGCCTGCCTGAGGGGCAGCTGTCGCTGCCTGACCTGACCGGGGTCGAGGTGGTCGCCCAGCCGCACTGCCACCACCATTCGGTGATGGGGTGGTCGGCGGACCGGGCGTTGTTGGAGCGCCTGGGGGCCCGCGTGACGCAGCTTTCCGGTTGCTGCGGGCTGGCAGGCAACTTCGGTATGGAGGCCGGACACTACGAGTTGTCGGTGAAGGTCGCGCAGCGCTCACTGCTTCCTGCTTTGGAGCAGCATCCGGACGCCGTGTACTTGGCGGATGGCTTCAGTTGTCGCACCCAGGCCGCTCAGCTGGCCGGGCGCGGCGGTGTGCATCTGGCGACCCTGTTGGCCATGGGCGGGTCGGGCCTCGGCGCACAGTGA
- a CDS encoding ABC transporter permease, producing MFLRMLMRALTRRGNRHLLIAVTIALGTAVATSMLSVMFDVGDKVNQELKSYGANIVVRPQGAAVLQDLYGAESPTQAHLREDELGRIKEIFWTYNILDFAPLLPVQVTDATGQSLTLTGTWFDHHMSLATEEKVHTGLDKLRAWWGVTGEWVKEADPHGAMVGHAYAKAHSLSIGDTLTVEREGRKVELTVRGIFDAGDEADSGVYTHLDLAQELLAAPGAVASVEVSALTTPDNDLARKAAKNPDSLSVSERETWYCTAYVSSIAYQIEEVMTDSMARPVRQVAESEGTILEKTQLLMVLVTVLALVASALAIANLVTANVMERSAEIGLMKAIGAKNRSIIALFLAEITLVALVGGVLGYAAGIALAQVIGHIVFSSFVSITPVVAAAALVLVLLVVLGASIPAIRHLLRLNAAEVLHGR from the coding sequence ATGTTCCTGAGAATGCTCATGCGGGCGCTCACGCGCCGAGGCAACCGTCATCTGCTCATCGCCGTGACCATCGCCTTGGGCACGGCGGTTGCGACCTCGATGCTCTCCGTCATGTTCGACGTCGGCGACAAGGTCAACCAGGAACTCAAGTCCTACGGCGCGAACATCGTCGTACGCCCCCAAGGGGCGGCCGTCCTCCAGGACCTCTACGGCGCCGAGAGCCCGACCCAGGCGCATCTGCGCGAGGACGAACTGGGCCGGATCAAGGAGATCTTCTGGACCTACAACATCTTGGACTTCGCTCCTCTGCTCCCCGTCCAGGTCACCGATGCCACAGGTCAGTCCTTGACCCTCACAGGAACATGGTTCGACCACCACATGTCCTTGGCCACGGAAGAAAAGGTCCACACCGGGCTGGACAAGTTGCGTGCGTGGTGGGGCGTGACCGGCGAATGGGTGAAGGAGGCCGACCCACACGGGGCCATGGTGGGCCACGCCTACGCCAAGGCCCATTCCCTGTCCATCGGCGACACCCTGACCGTCGAACGTGAGGGCCGCAAGGTCGAATTGACCGTGCGGGGGATATTCGATGCAGGGGACGAGGCCGATTCGGGCGTCTACACCCATCTGGACCTCGCCCAAGAACTCCTCGCAGCTCCAGGAGCCGTCGCCTCGGTCGAAGTGTCCGCCCTGACCACTCCCGACAACGACTTGGCGCGCAAGGCCGCGAAGAACCCCGATTCCCTGTCCGTGTCCGAAAGGGAAACCTGGTACTGCACCGCATACGTCTCGTCGATCGCCTACCAGATCGAAGAGGTGATGACCGACTCGATGGCCAGACCCGTGCGGCAGGTCGCCGAATCCGAGGGCACCATCTTGGAGAAGACACAACTCCTCATGGTCCTCGTCACCGTCCTCGCCCTGGTGGCCTCCGCCCTTGCCATCGCCAACCTGGTGACCGCCAACGTCATGGAACGCTCCGCCGAAATCGGCCTGATGAAGGCGATCGGCGCGAAGAACAGGTCGATCATCGCCCTCTTCCTCGCCGAAATCACGCTGGTCGCACTCGTGGGCGGAGTCCTCGGCTACGCCGCAGGAATCGCCTTGGCGCAGGTGATCGGACACATCGTCTTCTCCTCATTCGTCTCCATCACGCCGGTGGTCGCCGCAGCGGCCCTGGTCCTGGTCCTGCTGGTGGTCCTTGGAGCCTCGATCCCGGCGATCCGTCACCTGCTGCGACTCAACGCCGCCGAAGTCCTCCACGGAAGGTGA